In Conger conger chromosome 12, fConCon1.1, whole genome shotgun sequence, one DNA window encodes the following:
- the nr2f1b gene encoding nuclear receptor subfamily 2 group F member 1-B, translated as MAMVVSVWRDPQEDVAGGTLSGPNPATQPAREQQQAASAAPHTPQTPSQPGPPSTPGTAGDKGHSQNSGQGQHIECVVCGDKSSGKHYGQFTCEGCKSFFKRSVRRNLTYSCRANRNCPIDQHHRNQCQYCRLKKCLKVGMRREAVQRGRMPPTQPNPGQYALTNGDPLNGHCYLSGYISLLLRAEPYPTSRYGSQCMQPNNIMGIENICELAARLLFSAVEWARNIPFFPDLQITDQVSLLRLTWSELFVLNAAQCSMPLHVAPLLAAAGLHASPMSADRVVAFMDHIRIFQEQVEKLKALHVDSAEYSCIKAIVLFTSDACGLSDVAHIESLQEKSQCALEEYVRSQYPNQPSRFGKLLLRLPSLRTVSSSVIEQLFFVRLVGKTPIETLIRDMLLSGSSFNWPYMPIQ; from the exons ATGGCAATGGTAGTTAGCGTGTGGCGAGATCCGCAGGAAGACGTGGCCGGAGGAACTCTTAGCGGCCCTAACCCAGCAACTCAGCCGGCAAGGGAGCAACAGCAGGCGGCGTCGGCAGCACCACACACCCCGCAGACCCCCAGTCAGCCTGGACCCCCATCAACACCCGGGACAGCTGGTGATAAGGGACATAGCCAAAATTCAGGACAGGGTCAACATATTGAATGTGTGGTCTGCGGAGACAAATCTAGCGGCAAGCACTATGGTCAGTTCACCTGCGAGGGATGCAAAAGTTTCTTCAAGAGGAGTGTCCGAAGGAACTTAACGTATTCGTGTCGTGCCAACAGGAACTGTCCAATCGACCAGCACCATCGCAATCAATGCCAATATTGTCGACTAAAGAAGTGTTTAAAAGTGGGCATGCGGCGGGAAG CGGTTCAGCGAGGAAGAATGCCTCCAACACAACCTAACCCAGGCCAGTATGCGCTGACGAACGGGGACCCTCTGAACGGCCACTGCTATCTCTCCGGATACATATCGTTACTGCTCCGGGCCGAGCCTTACCCGACCTCTCGATACGGCAGTCAGTGCATGCAGCCCAACAATATAATGGGCATCGAAAACATCTGCGAACTGGCTGCTCGCTTGCTCTTCAGTGCCGTGGAATGGGCCAGGAACATCCCTTTCTTCCCAGATCTTCAAATCACGGACCAGGTGTCCCTTCTCCGGCTGACCTGGAGCGAGCTGTTCGTGCTGAATGCCGCTCAGTGCTCCATGCCCTTGCACGTGGCCCCGCTGCTGGCCGCGGCCGGCCTCCACGCCTCTCCGATGTCCGCGGACCGGGTCGTGGCTTTCATGGATCACATTCGTATCTTCCAGGAACAGGTTGAGAAACTGAAAGCCCTCCACGTCGATTCTGCAGAGTACAGCTGCATCAAAGCGATAGTGCTCTTCACATCAG ACGCTTGTGGCCTGTCGGATGTGGCGCACATCGAAAGTCTACAGGAGAAGTCTCAGTGTGCTCTCGAGGAATACGTTAGAAGCCAGTACCCGAATCAACCCAGTCGCTTTGGCAAGCTTTTGCTGCGACTGCCATCCCTTCGTACCGTCTCTTCGTCGGTGATCGAGCAGCTCTTTTTCGTCCGCTTGGTAGGTAAAACTCCAATTGAGACACTCATCCGGGATATGTTGTTGTCCGGAAGCAGCTTCAATTGGCCTTACATGCCCATTCAATGA